In Pseudofrankia saprophytica, one genomic interval encodes:
- a CDS encoding sensor histidine kinase: protein MDAAGMDAAGVDAAVAQRRSSRPRRSSRSARPSRAPRRMFAPWRWSLRARLLALLVLLLTAVSATIVGVTALELRSYLVKQVDGRLTAVDDRWRKPPPDSQRLISGTVPGSASETPTEGGTPGAGDAASGDGLISGGDGALFGPRAGTGVPPWQGTPAAFVGLLGQTPGTIAARIVNGKVETAVVLGKDNVITKLATDVTDKLAAVPANRTVQTITLGDLGSYRVMAGPVPDGSLVVVSGLSLAEVDATVNQLLIIAGGVAGGGVLLLGVIGAVTVRRTLRPLRRVAATAAQVAELPLDRGEVTLRVRVPDVHTDPWTEVGQVGAALNNLLGHVGAALAARHASETRVRQFVADASHELRTPLAAISGYAELTRRISDRNPGSADPAGASVPPEIAYAMSRVESETKRMTTLVEDLLLLARLDSGRPLEHGCVDLSLLVVDVVSDAHIAAPGHRFRLDLPPEPVTVRGDQARLHQVLANLLANARTHTPPGTSVTIALDVVPADSAAGTAAAGKAGAGKVAAGNVAAGLEHGEIRLSVTDDGPGIPAELLPNVFERFARGDSSRSRNAGSTGLGLAIVAAVVEAHGGRITVTSVPGRTVFTVILPTIQAPPPVPPAVAGVAGALCTAVDAAAAVADPAAVADPADAADPVAVTGAMAAVASSASAGWGQRPISTRG, encoded by the coding sequence ATGGACGCCGCCGGAATGGACGCCGCCGGAGTGGACGCCGCCGTGGCCCAGCGGCGGTCGTCCCGCCCTCGGCGGTCGTCCCGCTCCGCACGTCCGTCGCGCGCGCCGCGACGGATGTTCGCGCCCTGGCGGTGGTCGCTGCGGGCAAGGCTGCTCGCGCTGCTGGTCCTGCTGCTGACGGCCGTCTCCGCGACGATCGTTGGAGTGACCGCCCTCGAACTGCGCTCCTACCTCGTCAAGCAGGTCGACGGCCGTCTCACCGCGGTGGACGACCGGTGGCGCAAGCCTCCGCCGGACTCCCAGCGGCTGATTTCCGGCACGGTGCCGGGGTCCGCGAGCGAGACGCCGACGGAGGGCGGGACGCCTGGCGCCGGCGATGCCGCCTCAGGCGATGGGCTCATCTCCGGCGGTGACGGCGCGCTGTTCGGGCCACGGGCGGGGACGGGCGTACCACCCTGGCAGGGCACGCCGGCGGCCTTCGTCGGCCTGCTCGGCCAGACGCCGGGCACCATCGCCGCGCGCATCGTCAACGGCAAGGTCGAGACCGCTGTCGTTCTCGGAAAAGACAACGTCATCACGAAACTCGCCACCGACGTCACGGACAAGCTCGCCGCCGTGCCCGCGAACAGGACCGTCCAGACGATCACGCTTGGTGACCTCGGCTCCTACCGAGTGATGGCCGGACCGGTCCCCGACGGCAGCCTCGTGGTCGTGAGCGGACTGTCGCTCGCCGAGGTCGACGCCACCGTGAACCAGCTGCTCATCATCGCCGGCGGCGTCGCCGGCGGCGGGGTGCTGCTCCTCGGGGTGATCGGTGCGGTGACGGTCCGGCGCACGCTGCGGCCGCTGCGCCGGGTCGCCGCGACCGCCGCCCAGGTCGCGGAGCTTCCGCTGGACCGTGGCGAGGTCACGTTGCGTGTCCGGGTTCCGGACGTCCATACCGATCCATGGACCGAGGTCGGCCAGGTCGGCGCGGCGCTGAACAACCTGCTGGGCCACGTCGGCGCGGCGCTGGCCGCCCGGCATGCCAGCGAGACGCGGGTCCGCCAGTTCGTCGCCGACGCGAGCCACGAGCTGCGCACCCCGCTTGCCGCGATCAGCGGCTACGCGGAGCTCACCCGGCGGATCAGCGATCGAAACCCGGGCTCGGCCGATCCGGCGGGAGCCTCGGTGCCTCCGGAGATCGCGTACGCGATGAGCCGGGTGGAGTCCGAGACGAAACGGATGACCACCCTGGTGGAGGACCTGCTCCTGCTTGCCCGGCTGGACTCGGGGCGCCCGCTGGAGCACGGCTGCGTCGACCTGTCGCTGCTGGTCGTCGACGTGGTCAGCGATGCGCACATCGCCGCGCCCGGGCATCGCTTCCGCCTGGACCTCCCGCCCGAGCCGGTGACGGTTCGCGGCGACCAGGCCCGCCTGCACCAGGTGCTCGCGAACCTGCTGGCCAATGCCCGTACCCACACCCCGCCGGGCACATCCGTCACCATCGCCCTCGACGTGGTCCCTGCGGACTCCGCGGCGGGGACAGCCGCGGCGGGAAAGGCTGGGGCGGGGAAGGTCGCGGCGGGGAACGTCGCGGCCGGCCTGGAGCACGGCGAGATCCGGCTCTCGGTGACCGACGACGGACCCGGCATTCCGGCGGAACTGCTGCCCAACGTCTTCGAACGGTTCGCGCGGGGCGACTCGTCACGGTCACGCAACGCCGGCAGTACTGGTCTGGGACTGGCGATCGTCGCCGCGGTTGTCGAGGCCCATGGTGGACGCATCACGGTCACCAGCGTCCCCGGCCGCACGGTCTTCACCGTCATCCTTCCAACGATCCAGGCGCCACCGCCGGTGCCGCCGGCGGTGGCGGGCGTAGCCGGCGCGCTGTGTACGGCGGTCGACGCCGCCGCCGCCGTGGCCGATCCCGCCGCCGTGGCCGATCCCGCTGACGCGGCCGATCCCGTCGCCGTCACGGGGGCGATGGCCGCCGTCGCCAGCTCCGCGAGCGCCGGGTGGGGCCAGCGGCCGATCTCCACGCGCGGCTGA
- a CDS encoding bifunctional glycosyltransferase family 2/GtrA family protein: MATTVHPQGGATAMVEHILARPPHPGARPLLDVVIPVYNEESDLEPCVTRLRRHLVETFPYPFRITIADNASTDRTLAVANELEARIPEVAVLHLDAKGRGRALRAAWGVSQAPVLAYMDVDLSTDLGALLPLVAPLISGHSDLAIGTRLAPGARVVRGPKREVISRCYNLLLRRALSARFSDAQCGFKAIRGDVAHALLPLVQDTGWFFDTELLVLAERSGLRIHEVPVDWVDDPDSRVDIVATALADLRGIARLGRALASGQLPVRELRAQLGRAPLTTQEPLIPSEVSDASGQRQLIQQLARFGTIGVASTAAYLALFVLLRGPLGAQGANLVSLLLTAVANTAANRRLTFGIRGVGARSQVEGLVVFGLGLALTSGALGGLKAFAPDAGRVLELAVLIGANLTATLLRFVAFRAWVFHPRRGGHSDVPRPQAERPSESVPGSLFQPVRPREPEQES, encoded by the coding sequence ATGGCCACGACAGTGCATCCGCAAGGCGGCGCCACCGCGATGGTCGAGCACATTCTGGCTCGGCCTCCTCATCCGGGGGCGCGTCCCCTGCTCGACGTGGTAATCCCGGTGTACAACGAGGAGTCCGATCTGGAGCCGTGTGTCACCCGGCTGCGCCGTCACCTCGTCGAAACATTTCCCTACCCTTTTCGGATCACGATCGCCGACAACGCCAGCACCGACCGCACGCTGGCCGTGGCGAACGAGCTAGAGGCAAGGATTCCCGAGGTCGCGGTCCTCCATCTCGACGCGAAGGGCCGCGGCCGGGCGTTGCGCGCGGCCTGGGGGGTGTCCCAGGCGCCGGTGCTCGCCTACATGGACGTCGACCTGTCGACGGACCTGGGCGCGCTGCTGCCGCTGGTCGCGCCGCTGATCTCCGGACATTCGGACCTGGCGATCGGGACGCGGCTCGCACCGGGTGCTCGCGTGGTGCGTGGCCCGAAGCGCGAGGTGATCTCCCGCTGCTACAACCTGCTGCTGCGGCGAGCGCTGTCGGCCCGGTTCTCCGACGCGCAGTGCGGCTTCAAGGCGATCCGCGGCGATGTCGCCCACGCGCTGCTGCCCCTTGTGCAGGACACGGGCTGGTTCTTCGACACCGAGCTGCTCGTCCTGGCGGAGCGGTCCGGGCTGCGGATCCACGAGGTGCCGGTGGACTGGGTCGACGACCCGGACAGCCGCGTCGACATCGTCGCCACCGCGCTCGCCGACCTGCGCGGAATCGCGCGCCTGGGCCGGGCACTGGCGAGCGGGCAGCTGCCCGTCCGGGAGCTGCGCGCCCAGCTCGGCCGCGCGCCGTTGACGACGCAGGAGCCGCTCATCCCGTCCGAGGTGTCCGACGCGTCGGGCCAGCGGCAGCTGATCCAGCAGCTCGCGCGGTTCGGGACCATCGGGGTCGCGAGCACCGCCGCCTACCTGGCGCTGTTCGTCCTGCTGCGCGGCCCGCTCGGCGCGCAGGGGGCGAACCTCGTCTCGTTGCTGCTCACCGCGGTCGCCAACACGGCCGCCAACCGCCGGCTGACCTTCGGCATCCGCGGGGTCGGCGCCCGCAGCCAGGTCGAGGGACTGGTCGTCTTCGGCCTCGGCCTGGCGCTGACCAGCGGCGCCCTCGGCGGTCTGAAGGCATTCGCTCCCGACGCGGGGCGGGTGCTCGAGCTCGCCGTGCTGATCGGCGCCAACCTCACGGCCACGCTGCTGCGCTTCGTCGCCTTCCGCGCCTGGGTGTTCCACCCGCGCCGTGGCGGCCATTCCGACGTGCCTCGCCCCCAAGCGGAGCGGCCGAGCGAGTCGGTTCCCGGCAGCCTCTTCCAGCCCGTCCGTCCCCGCGAGCCAGAGCAGGAATCATGA
- a CDS encoding threonine ammonia-lyase: protein MDDRPAARALPTFDDIAAARDLLAGHLPATPMWTYPALNAAVGVTIYVKHENVQPTGAFKVRGGLTLLAGMSSERRARGTITYSTGNHAQSMAYASAAFDAPCTVVMPTTAAASKVRALGALGATVELHGPDMAAAQTRAEEIAAESGQLLVSPGDTPELIAGVGTAYLEVVEAWPDLDAVIVPIGSGTGAAGASLVTARLAPRCRVIGVQSSSAPAAHDSWRSGECVRRPIRTNACGLATGRGYELPQRVLRTGLADFHLVDDDQIADAQRLLASDAHTLAEGAGAAALAAILARPDDFAGQRVAVVVTGGNASAAEIAALSVAATDLAATDLAATDLAAAAA from the coding sequence ATGGATGACCGTCCTGCCGCCCGTGCCCTCCCGACATTCGACGACATCGCCGCCGCCCGGGACCTGCTGGCCGGCCATCTGCCCGCCACGCCGATGTGGACCTACCCGGCGCTCAACGCCGCCGTCGGGGTGACGATCTACGTCAAGCACGAGAACGTCCAGCCAACCGGCGCGTTCAAGGTGCGCGGGGGGCTGACGCTGCTTGCCGGCATGTCGTCCGAGCGGCGTGCTCGCGGCACCATCACCTACTCGACCGGCAACCACGCCCAGTCGATGGCCTATGCCAGCGCCGCCTTCGACGCCCCGTGCACGGTCGTCATGCCGACGACCGCCGCCGCCTCGAAGGTCCGGGCCTTGGGCGCCCTCGGCGCGACCGTCGAGCTGCACGGCCCGGACATGGCCGCGGCCCAGACCCGCGCCGAGGAGATCGCCGCCGAGAGCGGCCAACTGCTCGTCAGTCCCGGTGACACTCCCGAACTCATCGCCGGCGTGGGCACGGCGTATCTCGAGGTCGTCGAGGCGTGGCCCGACCTCGACGCGGTGATCGTCCCGATCGGTAGCGGGACCGGCGCTGCCGGCGCCAGCCTGGTCACCGCTCGGCTCGCGCCCCGATGTCGGGTGATCGGCGTCCAGTCATCGTCGGCGCCGGCCGCGCACGACTCGTGGCGGTCCGGAGAGTGCGTGCGCCGCCCGATCCGGACCAACGCCTGCGGCCTCGCCACCGGCCGTGGCTACGAGCTGCCGCAACGGGTCCTGCGCACCGGCCTCGCCGACTTCCACCTGGTCGACGACGACCAGATCGCCGACGCCCAGCGCCTGCTCGCCAGCGACGCGCACACACTGGCCGAAGGCGCCGGAGCCGCGGCCCTCGCCGCGATCCTCGCTCGTCCGGATGACTTCGCCGGCCAGCGCGTCGCGGTGGTTGTCACGGGCGGCAACGCCTCGGCCGCCGAGATCGCGGCCCTTTCGGTCGCCGCGACCGACCTCGCCGCGACCGACCTCGCCGCCACCGATCTCGCGGCCGCCGCCGCGTAG
- a CDS encoding response regulator transcription factor, whose protein sequence is MMSMESAGPRGARGPAFEPRAADGRSLRVLVVDDETVLAELLTMALRYEGWDVAAAGTGKAALRMVDEFQPDAVVLDIMLPDMDGLAVLRSMRTVRPDIPVLFLTAKDAVEDRVLGLTAGGDDYVTKPFSIEELAARLRGLMRRVHGKVAARRNVLVVGDLSLDEDSREVYRDGMEIHLTATEFELLRYFMRNPRRVLSKAQILDRVWNYDFGGQANVVELYVSYLRKKIDVGRQPMIHTMRGAGYVLRSALPAVQATPAAAGPAAAASPE, encoded by the coding sequence GTGATGTCGATGGAGTCCGCCGGGCCGCGCGGGGCGCGCGGGCCGGCGTTCGAGCCACGGGCGGCCGACGGCCGGTCGCTGCGGGTGCTGGTCGTCGACGACGAGACCGTGCTGGCCGAGCTGCTGACGATGGCGCTGCGCTACGAGGGCTGGGACGTCGCCGCCGCCGGCACGGGGAAGGCCGCGCTGCGGATGGTCGACGAGTTCCAGCCGGACGCGGTGGTGCTCGACATCATGCTGCCCGACATGGACGGGCTCGCGGTGCTGCGCTCGATGCGGACCGTCCGCCCGGACATCCCGGTGCTGTTCCTGACCGCCAAGGACGCGGTCGAGGACCGGGTCCTCGGGCTTACCGCCGGCGGCGACGACTACGTGACCAAGCCCTTCAGCATCGAGGAGCTCGCCGCCCGGCTGCGCGGGCTGATGCGCCGGGTGCACGGCAAGGTCGCGGCCCGCCGGAACGTCCTCGTCGTCGGCGACCTCAGCCTTGACGAGGACAGCCGAGAGGTCTATCGGGACGGTATGGAGATCCACCTCACCGCGACCGAGTTCGAGCTGCTCCGGTACTTCATGCGCAACCCGCGCCGCGTGCTGAGCAAGGCCCAGATCCTCGACCGGGTGTGGAACTACGACTTCGGCGGCCAGGCGAACGTCGTCGAGCTCTACGTCTCCTACCTGCGCAAGAAGATCGACGTCGGCCGCCAGCCGATGATCCACACGATGCGTGGCGCGGGCTACGTGCTCCGCTCCGCCTTGCCGGCCGTGCAGGCGACGCCGGCCGCGGCGGGCCCGGCGGCCGCGGCGTCGCCGGAGTGA
- a CDS encoding LysR family transcriptional regulator: MLDMTRLRVLVAVARHGSVTAAARALQYAQPSVSHHLARLEAETGSQLVQRVGRGIRLTEAGRVLAERAEEILGRLDAAEAELAAYTGLRAGRVRLVAFPSALGTFVPAAAAAFAADHPGVELRLTEAEPPDAIRLLRAGEADVALLFAYRDLARDEHPEASPPGGGRTPVTQAPTPAPAPAPAPAPAPAPAMVPRPTRPTPNERLSPDPTWIEPEDDGLRRMTLLTESIYLVTPAGLAGDRLADHRHRRWIAGCERCRTALLRSCATAGFSPDIAFTTDDYLAVQALVAAGLGVTTLPGLALQAHRHPGVRASRLPGQTRTVSAAVHGEPPDPPVTAALLAHLRAATTAWASFNVTKD, from the coding sequence ATGCTGGACATGACCAGGCTGCGGGTGCTGGTCGCGGTCGCCCGGCACGGCTCGGTCACCGCCGCGGCTCGCGCCCTCCAGTACGCGCAGCCGTCGGTCAGCCACCACCTGGCCCGGTTGGAGGCGGAAACCGGCAGCCAGCTCGTCCAGCGCGTCGGCCGCGGGATTCGACTCACCGAAGCGGGCCGGGTGCTGGCAGAACGGGCGGAGGAGATCCTCGGCCGGCTGGACGCGGCCGAAGCGGAGCTCGCCGCCTACACCGGTCTGCGGGCCGGCCGGGTCCGTCTGGTCGCGTTCCCGTCGGCGCTCGGCACGTTCGTACCCGCGGCCGCGGCAGCGTTCGCCGCCGACCATCCCGGCGTCGAGCTGCGCCTCACCGAGGCCGAGCCGCCGGACGCCATCCGCCTGTTGCGGGCCGGCGAGGCGGACGTCGCCCTGCTCTTCGCCTACCGGGACCTGGCGCGGGATGAACACCCGGAAGCCTCGCCGCCCGGCGGCGGGCGGACCCCGGTCACGCAGGCACCGACGCCCGCACCGGCACCCGCACCGGCACCGGCACCGGCACCGGCACCGGCGATGGTTCCGCGACCAACGCGGCCGACGCCGAACGAACGGCTGTCGCCTGACCCGACGTGGATCGAACCGGAGGACGACGGTCTACGCCGGATGACGCTGCTCACCGAGTCGATCTATCTGGTGACTCCGGCGGGCCTAGCGGGAGACCGGTTGGCCGACCATCGCCACCGGCGCTGGATCGCGGGCTGCGAACGGTGCCGTACCGCGCTGCTGCGCTCCTGCGCCACCGCGGGATTCAGCCCCGACATCGCCTTCACGACCGACGACTACCTGGCCGTCCAGGCGCTCGTCGCCGCCGGCCTCGGCGTGACCACCCTGCCCGGCCTGGCCCTCCAGGCGCATCGCCATCCCGGCGTCCGGGCGAGCCGGCTGCCCGGCCAGACCCGCACGGTCAGCGCCGCCGTCCACGGCGAGCCGCCCGACCCGCCGGTCACCGCCGCGCTCCTCGCTCATCTCAGGGCCGCCACCACCGCCTGGGCGTCCTTCAACGTGACCAAGGACTAG
- a CDS encoding MaoC family dehydratase, translating into MGSWFEELPVGTVVHHAITRTLTETDNVLFTTLSMNPQPLHLDHEFASKTEFGRPLLNSMMTVATVVGLAVPELTLGTTVANLGFGSIEFPKPMFAGDTLHVITEVTKARLSSSRPGVGIVEFRHDGYNQYDELVCRAFRSALMHCRPADETD; encoded by the coding sequence ATGGGTTCCTGGTTCGAGGAGCTCCCGGTCGGGACGGTCGTCCACCACGCGATCACCCGGACGCTCACCGAGACCGACAACGTGCTGTTCACCACGCTGTCGATGAACCCCCAGCCGCTGCACCTCGACCACGAGTTCGCGTCCAAGACCGAGTTCGGGCGGCCGCTGCTGAACTCGATGATGACGGTCGCGACGGTCGTCGGGCTCGCCGTGCCGGAGCTGACGCTTGGGACCACGGTCGCGAACCTGGGTTTCGGCTCGATCGAGTTCCCCAAGCCGATGTTCGCGGGCGACACCCTGCACGTCATCACCGAGGTGACCAAGGCGCGGTTGTCGAGCTCGCGCCCCGGCGTCGGGATCGTGGAGTTCCGCCACGACGGCTACAACCAGTACGACGAGCTGGTCTGCCGCGCGTTCCGATCCGCGCTGATGCACTGCCGGCCCGCGGACGAGACGGACTGA
- a CDS encoding glycosyltransferase family 39 protein — protein sequence MTSDQGAWGAPRYSAGQNPVADHPYPVEPSQVAVVDTWPGEHRLADAPVADLPTADSPVVEPPVAEPHPGGRRRAHSGGAAGRSGRLTRLVRGRPEDPRWARPALLVLLALTAVLYLWDLGASGYGNSFYAAAVQAGTLSWKALFFGSIDSSNYITVDKPPASLWMMALSGRVFGFSSWSMLVPNALCGVASVGLLYSAVRRVAGPAVGLAAGALLALTPVAVLMFRFNNPDALLVLLLVIGAYCVTRALEAASWRWLALAGLAIGFGFLTKMLQAFVVLPVFALVYLIAAPTRLRARIGHVLAGTVGVIVGAGWWVLATVLWPASSRPFIGGSGNNSVLGLAFGYNGLGRIFGGDGNGGGGGSGGGPGAVASEALSALGSTGQQYAGGLGAAGGATGAGGTVPGLNGAAGYGSAASDAMGGAFGGAPGAGGPGGGGGGFGGTAGLGRMFNENFGAQISWLIPAALILLVGGLWATRRAARTDRARAALLLWGGWLVVTGVVFSYMEGTIHEYYTVALAPGLAGTIALGARELWRTRDEIVSRLLLALSVGVTSVWSYVLLGRTDWQSWLRVPVLVVGLVGAAALLLWPVLRRSPVRRSAAVLALAAVIFGTLAAPTAYALETASVPHTGSIPLAGPASAGGAGGFRTMGGGAPGQGAANGQEGAPNGQEGAPSEQGSATSGQDGDLTGQDRGLGGGGGGMEGQADSAVTQLLTSGSDGYRWVAAVSSAQSAASLELATGGLPVMAIGGFTGSDEVLTLDQFKQYVADGKIHYYLGGGGGGGGFGGGGGANSQIASWVQATFTSVTVGSQTVYDLTKPAS from the coding sequence ATGACCTCCGACCAGGGCGCCTGGGGCGCTCCCCGCTACTCGGCCGGCCAGAACCCGGTGGCCGACCATCCGTACCCCGTGGAACCGAGCCAGGTCGCCGTCGTGGACACCTGGCCGGGAGAGCACAGGCTCGCCGACGCACCCGTCGCCGACCTGCCCACCGCGGACTCACCCGTCGTCGAGCCACCCGTCGCCGAGCCACACCCTGGCGGGAGGCGTCGCGCTCACTCCGGTGGAGCCGCGGGGCGCTCGGGCCGGCTCACTCGGCTCGTGCGCGGCCGGCCCGAGGACCCGCGCTGGGCGCGTCCCGCGCTGCTCGTCCTGCTCGCCTTGACGGCGGTGCTCTACCTCTGGGACCTGGGCGCGTCCGGCTACGGAAACAGCTTCTACGCGGCCGCCGTGCAGGCCGGCACGTTGAGCTGGAAGGCACTGTTCTTCGGCTCGATCGACTCGTCGAACTACATCACCGTCGACAAGCCGCCCGCCTCGCTGTGGATGATGGCGCTTTCCGGCCGGGTGTTCGGGTTCTCGAGCTGGAGCATGCTCGTGCCGAACGCGCTGTGCGGCGTCGCGAGCGTCGGCCTGCTCTACTCCGCCGTGCGGCGGGTCGCCGGCCCGGCCGTCGGGCTCGCCGCCGGGGCGCTGCTCGCGCTCACGCCGGTGGCGGTGCTGATGTTCCGGTTCAACAATCCGGACGCGCTTCTCGTCCTGCTGCTCGTCATCGGCGCCTACTGCGTGACGCGGGCGTTGGAGGCGGCCTCGTGGCGGTGGTTGGCGCTGGCGGGCCTGGCGATCGGGTTCGGCTTCCTGACCAAGATGCTCCAGGCGTTCGTGGTGCTGCCGGTGTTCGCGCTGGTCTATCTGATCGCCGCGCCGACCCGGCTGCGTGCCCGGATCGGCCACGTACTCGCGGGCACCGTCGGTGTGATCGTCGGTGCCGGCTGGTGGGTGCTCGCGACCGTGCTGTGGCCGGCGAGCTCTCGGCCGTTCATCGGCGGCTCCGGGAACAACAGCGTGCTCGGCCTCGCGTTCGGCTACAACGGGCTGGGCCGGATCTTCGGTGGGGACGGCAACGGCGGCGGTGGTGGGAGCGGCGGTGGTCCGGGCGCCGTGGCGTCGGAGGCGCTGTCCGCGCTCGGATCGACCGGTCAGCAGTACGCGGGTGGCCTCGGCGCCGCGGGCGGAGCGACCGGGGCGGGCGGGACGGTGCCTGGCCTGAACGGCGCGGCCGGCTATGGTTCGGCCGCGTCCGACGCGATGGGTGGTGCGTTCGGCGGGGCGCCCGGTGCCGGCGGGCCTGGCGGTGGCGGTGGCGGTTTTGGTGGGACGGCCGGCCTTGGCCGCATGTTCAACGAGAACTTCGGCGCCCAGATCTCCTGGCTCATTCCCGCCGCGCTGATCCTGCTGGTCGGCGGCCTGTGGGCGACCCGGCGAGCCGCCCGCACCGACCGGGCGCGCGCCGCGCTGCTCCTCTGGGGTGGCTGGCTGGTCGTGACCGGCGTCGTCTTCAGCTACATGGAAGGCACCATCCACGAGTACTACACGGTGGCGCTCGCCCCCGGGCTCGCCGGAACGATCGCCCTGGGCGCACGGGAGCTGTGGCGCACCAGGGATGAGATCGTCAGCCGCCTGCTGCTGGCGCTGAGCGTCGGCGTGACCTCGGTCTGGAGCTACGTCCTGCTGGGCCGCACCGACTGGCAGAGCTGGTTGCGGGTTCCTGTCCTCGTCGTCGGCCTGGTCGGTGCCGCCGCGCTGCTGCTCTGGCCGGTCCTGCGGCGCTCGCCCGTTCGCCGGTCGGCCGCGGTGCTGGCCCTGGCCGCTGTGATCTTCGGAACGCTGGCCGCACCGACCGCCTACGCCCTCGAAACGGCCTCGGTGCCGCACACGGGCTCGATTCCGCTGGCCGGGCCCGCCTCGGCCGGTGGTGCCGGTGGCTTCCGGACGATGGGCGGCGGCGCGCCGGGGCAAGGCGCCGCGAACGGTCAGGAGGGCGCGCCCAATGGCCAGGAGGGTGCCCCGAGTGAGCAGGGGAGTGCCACGAGCGGTCAGGACGGCGACCTGACCGGTCAGGACCGCGGCCTCGGCGGTGGCGGTGGCGGCATGGAGGGGCAGGCCGACAGCGCTGTCACCCAGCTCCTCACCAGCGGATCCGACGGGTATCGCTGGGTCGCCGCCGTGAGCTCGGCGCAGAGCGCCGCGTCGCTGGAGCTCGCCACCGGCGGCCTTCCGGTGATGGCGATCGGTGGTTTCACGGGAAGCGACGAGGTCCTCACCCTGGACCAGTTCAAGCAGTACGTCGCCGACGGCAAGATCCACTACTACCTCGGTGGAGGCGGCGGCGGTGGCGGCTTCGGCGGCGGTGGCGGTGCCAACTCCCAGATCGCCAGTTGGGTCCAGGCGACGTTCACTTCCGTCACCGTCGGGAGTCAGACCGTCTACGACCTGACGAAGCCGGCGAGCTAG